GTCAAATAACATGTGACTTTGCTGTAAAATTACAAGAagataactcaaattagatacaGTCTGTCAAACTTTAAGTCGAGGCATTTTTTTACCCTTTTCAAACACAGAATGTATTAAAGATTATCCGACCACAAAggaattaatgaaaaatatatttgccAACAGGAAACATTTAATACCCGGAATAACTGCACTTAAGAAGGCTTGGAAAATTATCCGCGTGACTGTAAAATGGAGCATCTTCTTTCTATATAGATTAGTTGAACCTAATTCCCTACAAAAATCTATGACACCTCGTTAAAACACTTCAACTATGatcagtccaacacataacacGATAGAACTTGAGCTTTGACACCATGctaagattggaacttgaacCTAACTCAACCTCAAAAGCGAGCTCAAGGGGGAGGATTGTTCaagaccatatatacaacttttaggtattttatccaaccgatgtgggacaactaACAGAAACTTATTAATAAAATTTGGTTTTATCATTCCCATAAGTAATTTGAAAGCTCAAATACAACATAGAGAAATATTACCTTCTTAATAGAATTATCCATGTTCCTAAACCTTTAATTAATTCTCATGGAAGGATGGTGGTAGAAGAAGACGTGGGccaatataaaatatatgaatGACAAAAAATTTGCCCTCCATTATCATTTTACATTTCAGTTTTCATCCAACTGAATAAAATTCTTGACTCGTAGAATAGATAAAATCATTGTAAATCTGATAAAGATCGaatataaagataaaaaagCTCCAAATTCAACGACATTCGGTGGGAGACCGATCTTACCAACCAAGACTTTTGTTGCATTAAATTTAATGTTGTTAATTTCGTACCTGAACGCGGACGTAATTACTGACACGGCTCTGACCGAAAGCCATTGCCACGGCGTGGTCCACTAGCTCCGCCGAGCCGGAGCCGGAAATGCGAGCAAGAGGCCGAGCCCAATCCTTTGCCTTCCATTTCTTGACCTGTTCGTAGTCGAAGCTGCCTGCCAGAAGCTGCTCGCCGGCTCCGAGTGAAAGTACCAAGACGTCCTCAACCCCCCTCACGAAAGGGAACTCCTGTTTGTTATGTAGCACGTGCGTTATTGCCGCCGCCGTGGGGTTGTTCATAGCCAGCCCCCCGTCCACGGCCACGCAACGGGTCGCCCCGTCAACCGATCTCATTAAAACCGGGTCGAATATCCCGGGTTCGGATGACGTGGCCATACACACCTCCCAGAGGTTGAAGTCGAAGCTGTCTGTTTCGAGAGCATCAGCTCTGGAGAACAGAAACGGCGCGGTGCTGGTGAGATCGTAGCATGGAATCAAAACCGGCTTCAGCGTGTCTTTCAAGGTCAAGCTGCGTCCGGTTTTCTCATCCTTGAACGCGTCTCTCATGGCCTTCTCCAAGCCGGAAGTGGCCGAACCGGCGACGCCGGTTTTGCTGAAAACACGCCTGAAGATATTGCCCTTGGAGTTGCGCGGTTTCGCGGAGCGGTAGAATTTGTTGCCCTCGGCCGCGAGGAATTTCCAGGTCTCGTCGGCTTCGAAAATCGGCCGCTTCTGATCGTTGGTGCCGAATAGCATGGCTGTGAAAATCCCACCGACACCGCTGCCGGCGGCGACGTCGAAATAATCGGCGACTCTGGCGTTGGCATCCCCCGACCGGTTTTTCAATGCCGTTTCCAAATACGCCAGCGCTTTCCCCGATAGAATGTTCTGCATCCCACCTCCATCAATGCTGAGAATGCATATCTTCCCTCTATGGCTCTTCATAGACTGCACCCCATTTTCAACGGCGTCATGTCTTTGCGGCTGCTCCGGTGGTATCTGCTTCGGAACCCAAAACTTCTGATCATCGCAGCCAAACAAGAACTTACTCTCCAATATGGAGAAAATCTCATAGCTCAATTTATCCGTATCAATACTGGGTTCTTGCATTTCAACCGCATGATTGTTAATCTTTTCAAAATCAGCACACGCCATTAATTTCTAAACAATTTCTCTTCTCTTGACACCAATAAAAATCTGTTCTCTTCGTGTCTTCGCATATATGAAATGGGATTGTATGTATATCCCGAGATTGCAGGCCTCAAAGTTCAAATGATCGATCAAAACGAAGAGGAAGAGGGGGATTCGGCAAAGAGAGACGCAACAAACAATATAGAATATAATTCAGTTTCTGCAGACCaatgtttgttttgttttggcttttataaattattattttttagtatTATTATcctcaaaaatgaaaaattaattaaatatatttatacaataaaatttaattaattatacgTCAGTCAGAATTCCAAAAAAAAGAAGCCACGAAcgataattttaattatatcaattcagaCAATTGATTAAATCTAAAAACACATAAAGATGcaaaatctaaaaataaatatgttttgttttaaaaaaatcactATCAATAAGATAGTAGGTCTATTGTGAGTCGGTCTCACGAACCTTTATATGTGAAACGAGTCgactctactgatattcactataaaaagtaacactcttagtataaaaaataatatatttcatgTATGATCCAGATAaatgatattcacaataaaaaataatactcttaacataaaaaataatactttttcatggataaacaaaataagagatatgtctcacaaaatacgacatgtgagaccgtctcaacaAATTTTTGTCTCAAAAGGAACCATTAATTAACATTTAGCCGTTTTTTATGATTATGTCATCAATCGATTAGTTAATCATAGACATATTTTAATAGATAAACACATAGTAGATATACAAGTTCTAGCTACAAATCACAATaccttaaaatttttatatcaTCCAATCATTgatattcaaattttaaaagttaaCTTTTgtagaaaataataataaattaaatttcaaaaacaaataaaaaatttaacttaaatttttatctaatagaaaataataataattgtgcattaatttttttatgagtgaatctcatgtgatccgtgagacgggtcaaccctactcatattcacaataaaaagtaatactcttagcataaaaaataatattttttcatagatgacccaaataagagatctgtctcacaaatacgacccgtgagaccgtctcacacaagtttttgctttttttTACCTACAAATCTTGAGCTTGATtgtattttatttgtttttcccaagtttttgtaaaaaaattcttCAAGCTTCACGCTTAATCCTCTTTTTCCTCGCTTTTtagtatatatttatatatatatatatatatatatatatatatatatatatatatatatatatatatatatgttagagTAAATGTCCTGCAAGCTAACGGTTggttagggaatttattgattcaattgtaataaacaatatttattttaatataatttaaatttttatggtcttgttttactttatctgtatatccatACAATCAGCAtggataaagtccttgattatactttaatacaaatgaatcgtaattcgataatgaaactcatttgtaaacattgTATTACCTAAATTCATTCCTAGtagattcagccgcctaaaaatggataaaggtcgattgagctcgagactagcatatgtgatgttgggTACCgcgtttcttagtaagggcatgaagatgtccaaacatgcagatcgATAgttatatgatgattataccgagcAACTCTCCctcgaactttccaagtggttatcattcattgagaggataagtctgtggttatg
This is a stretch of genomic DNA from Primulina eburnea isolate SZY01 chromosome 11, ASM2296580v1, whole genome shotgun sequence. It encodes these proteins:
- the LOC140804304 gene encoding patatin-like protein 6: MACADFEKINNHAVEMQEPSIDTDKLSYEIFSILESKFLFGCDDQKFWVPKQIPPEQPQRHDAVENGVQSMKSHRGKICILSIDGGGMQNILSGKALAYLETALKNRSGDANARVADYFDVAAGSGVGGIFTAMLFGTNDQKRPIFEADETWKFLAAEGNKFYRSAKPRNSKGNIFRRVFSKTGVAGSATSGLEKAMRDAFKDEKTGRSLTLKDTLKPVLIPCYDLTSTAPFLFSRADALETDSFDFNLWEVCMATSSEPGIFDPVLMRSVDGATRCVAVDGGLAMNNPTAAAITHVLHNKQEFPFVRGVEDVLVLSLGAGEQLLAGSFDYEQVKKWKAKDWARPLARISGSGSAELVDHAVAMAFGQSRVSNYVRVQSQANGSNMNRYGAATDSDACPSKVKMLIGAADDMLKQKNIESILFNGKRIGEESNFEKLDWFAEQLVLEHQRRSCRIAPTVAFKQATPKLS